The genome window CCCCGCAGCTCCCCACCCATTCCCCCGCCCCCCGCGCGCAGTCCGGGTTCATTGGATCGTGTCGATGTGCGCCGGGGGCGCATATCAAGCGCGCCTAACGGAACAGTCGATCGATGGCCTTTTGCCCGTCGTCCACCCGTTTCTTCCATCCCGGGCCTTTGGCCCGTGCGGCCTCGAACGCTTCATCCAGCGCCTCGGGGTCAAGTTGCCTCAGGATCCGTTGCAGTTCGTGCGATTGCTGAAGGTCCTTCTGCGCCTTAAGCTTTTGGCTTGGCTTCCGCTCACGGGACACGATCAGTTTGTGCACCGCGTAACGCGCCGGTTGCGGTACTTTTACGAGGACCGGTTTCCGACCAAGCGCAACCGCAGGCACCGGATTCTCGATAAGATAATCCAAAAACCGCAAGGGGATTGCCGGAACTCCGAGTTGGCGTATTTTCAGCGATCCCCCCCTGTCTTTGCCGATGAGGGGAGTCAGGAATTCGACCTTGAATTCTCCTTCACCCGCCTTCCAACGGGTTCCATAGCAGGCGGGGTCGAATTCGTTCATGGGAGAGAATCCCATTTCGAGCCGCTCCAGTGCGGTTTGCGGGCTTGCCACCTCGTCGTGGACCGCGATCGGGATCGTTTTCCCCGCAAGGTCGACGTCGGCGGTAAAGGCGGACGCGGACGACAGTTTTGCCCCGAGAAGGCCGGAGAAGCAACGGTAGGCGATGGTGCCGACCAGGACTCCGCCTACACGGAAGACACCCTCCGCGGCCAGTGCGGCGATGACACGCCACTCGACGGGGTCCAGAGACGTCATTCCCGTGGCACGCAACGCCTTGGCGGACATTTCCATCGCCGCGATCTCGCTCGCCGAATCTTTTCTTGCCTGCTGAAACCTTTCCTTCAGCGCCTTTCCACGATCGTCGAGAGGACCGAGATAAACCTGCCGTTGCGACCCATCCGACAAACGGCCTTGGGCGTAGAGATACTTGCCCACTTTAACGGCCTTGGTGATCAGGGTGCAGGAGGCGAGGCTCGCCATGGCGTTGCCGGCGTTCAGGTCTTCAAGGCGCTCGAGAAGGTCGGCGTACGTAGTGCGGATCTGGATGGAGAAGGCCTGAGCACGGTTATCATTCTTTTTCATGATCGAATGATAACCCGGACGGCGATCGACGGCAACCCCTGCGATTGGTGGCTGTGATAGCCAACTCCAGAACCGGGACGTCCTTGGAACTACCCAAGAACCGGGACAGTCATCGAAATCGTTGAACAGGGACGTTCCTGCGAACTACCGTTGAACGGGGACAGACCTGGAACGACGCCTGGGTCACAATCCCACCCATCCCCCCGCCCCATGCGCGCGTCAGCGGCTTTGTTTACGAGTACGGCGCGGTGCGGTCCGTTGTAATCCGTAGTGAACCCGGGATGCAGGCGAATCGGTTGGGGCGGTGGTACCGCGGAGCAATCCGGCGATACTCAAGTCCTCGTCGATCAACGGCCAGTGAATACCGACTCCATCCCCGATAATCTCCCACTTCTTCCTCTGAGCGGCCGATGCGTGGAGAAGCCGTGGAAACCATGCCAATGGAACCGAAATGATCCTTCCATCGGAGAGATCAACGATGAGGTCGTCGGCGGAGAACCGGACTGCAAGAGCCAGCGCCACACTTTCAGCCAGTGAAGTACGCATCCCATGCCTCCAAAAAGTACGATTGGTTCCGCGTCACGATATTTTCAAGCTTTCTCAACTCGGCCCCTTTGAAACCGCTGGTGCTGGCGAGCATGACCGAACGGATCCAGAATTTGGCGAGACTTTTTTCCCGCGTCACGTGAATATGTGGTAACTCGCTGCCCTCGTTGCTGAAAAAGAAGAACCGATACGGTCCAACGATCTTGACGGTCGGCATTCGTGTTTGTCACTCCATTCCCGTGTTGCTTATGGATATGTTATGGCGGATTTCAGGCCAAGTAAAGTAAAGGGTCACCCCCGGAACCGGGACGTCCCTGGAACTACCCCAGACCCGGACAGACCTGGAACGACGCCCGGCGCGCGGTTCAGGGTTCCATGGATCGTGTCGGTGAGCGCCGGAGGCGGCATTGCACCCTACGCAATAGCATGCTACACATATTTATGTGAGAATGTCTTTCCAGGGAGGTTGGCATGCAGAAGCGGAACGTGACGTTGTCGATGCCTACGGACCTGATCCGGCGTGCAAAGGCGCTCGCCGCTTCCCGGGACAAGTCCCTGAGTGAGCTCCTGAGGGAATCGCTCGAAGAGAAGGTGTCCGAGGCCAGCGGGTACCGGCAAGCGATGGAACGGCAGTTGAGGATCCTTGCGAGCGGCTTCGATCTCGGGCTGCGTGGGAAGGTCTCCTGGTCCAGGGATTCGGCGCATGAAAGGGGATAAGGTTTTCCTCGACACGAACCTCCTGCTCTATGCGTACGATGTCGGGTCGCCGGCGAAGCGTGCCATTGCCGTCCGGATCCTCGAGGATTTGTGGAAAAGAGGAAACGGCATTCTCAGCACCCAGGTACTTCAGGAATTCTTCGTGAACGTAACGAAGAAAATCCCCAAGCCGTTATCCGTCGCGGTCAGCAGGGAGATCGTCGAGGATTTCCTGAGGTGGAAAGTCGTCCCCATTGAGGGCCGGACGATCCTGCGGGCGATCGACCTTCACGAAAAGCACAAATACGCCTTCTGGGATTCCCTCGTCATCCAGTCCGCCATCGAAGGCGGGGCCATGTGGCTCCTTTCCGAAGACCTCAGGGACGGGCAGAGAATCGGGGACCTGACGATCCGTAACCCCTTCCTCCACGAGTAGACGCAGGTTCCGCTCACGCCCAACCCCAGAACCGGGACGTTCACAGAACTCCCACAGAACCGGGACAGACATCGCAACGATGCCTGGCCCACAGCCCCCCCAGCGTAGTCCAGGTTCCCATGGCATGTTATCTCGACCGGTTTTTTGTAGACTCGAACCGTTAGGCCTATTTGAATTCGTGCGGATCAAGGTTCCTGTGAAGGAGGCTCCCGTGCCCGGTGACCGCCATGTACGTCTGTTCAAGAACGGCCGAAACCAGTGTTACTGACGCATGGAGACGGCCGCCGGGGGGTGGCACATCAAGTGCGCGTTTCAGACGAATTGGATTGGGAATGCGACAAGAAAGGGGAGCCCGTCCGCAGTACGTGACTGACCCTGTCCCGCTGCACGGCGGAAACGGGATGGATCTCCACGACGGGATCCCATTCGACACGATCGACAGCCTCCGGCCGCACATCTCGCAGATCCGCCAAAGAGAGTTGATCGTAGAAAGGCCCGACTTCGACGAGATCCGCACCGCGAAGCGCCGATACCACGCGATCCTTTTCGAAGAACATGAACGGCACGGACGCATCACCCAGCGCGATCGCCATCTTTACGGCATGAAGAAACATCCCCGGAGAATCGACCGAGAGGTGGAAGCGCCATCCTGTTTTCGGATCGGGCACGGGGTAAAGCGTTACACCGTGCGGATGGCCGAAGACGATCTCCCAAGGATGGGTCCCCGACCATGTCTTCGACAGGTACCAATCGCGAAATGCGTGCGAATCTCGAACCTCAAGTAACAACAGGCCGCCGTGCCGACCGTCCGCCTTCAACGAATATTTCTCACTTGCCGCAAGATTCCGCATGTCTGGATACGCCGCGTCATACGCCCGCCCGACGATCTCCAGGTACTTGCCCGACGTGAGCGAGTTCCACGAGTCGGCCTGCTCGCCGCGCGCGCATGCCGATTCGAGCCGGGAAAGTTCCATCTTCGATAGCGGCGTTTTTGTCC of Deltaproteobacteria bacterium contains these proteins:
- a CDS encoding GSU2403 family nucleotidyltransferase fold protein codes for the protein MKKNDNRAQAFSIQIRTTYADLLERLEDLNAGNAMASLASCTLITKAVKVGKYLYAQGRLSDGSQRQVYLGPLDDRGKALKERFQQARKDSASEIAAMEMSAKALRATGMTSLDPVEWRVIAALAAEGVFRVGGVLVGTIAYRCFSGLLGAKLSSASAFTADVDLAGKTIPIAVHDEVASPQTALERLEMGFSPMNEFDPACYGTRWKAGEGEFKVEFLTPLIGKDRGGSLKIRQLGVPAIPLRFLDYLIENPVPAVALGRKPVLVKVPQPARYAVHKLIVSRERKPSQKLKAQKDLQQSHELQRILRQLDPEALDEAFEAARAKGPGWKKRVDDGQKAIDRLFR
- a CDS encoding DUF2442 domain-containing protein, with the translated sequence MRTSLAESVALALAVRFSADDLIVDLSDGRIISVPLAWFPRLLHASAAQRKKWEIIGDGVGIHWPLIDEDLSIAGLLRGTTAPTDSPASRVHYGLQRTAPRRTRKQSR
- a CDS encoding DUF4160 domain-containing protein; this encodes MPTVKIVGPYRFFFFSNEGSELPHIHVTREKSLAKFWIRSVMLASTSGFKGAELRKLENIVTRNQSYFLEAWDAYFTG
- a CDS encoding DUF6364 family protein translates to MQKRNVTLSMPTDLIRRAKALAASRDKSLSELLRESLEEKVSEASGYRQAMERQLRILASGFDLGLRGKVSWSRDSAHERG
- a CDS encoding PIN domain-containing protein; its protein translation is MKGDKVFLDTNLLLYAYDVGSPAKRAIAVRILEDLWKRGNGILSTQVLQEFFVNVTKKIPKPLSVAVSREIVEDFLRWKVVPIEGRTILRAIDLHEKHKYAFWDSLVIQSAIEGGAMWLLSEDLRDGQRIGDLTIRNPFLHE